DNA sequence from the Acidobacteriota bacterium genome:
AGATCTTGTACATCACTCAATCCTCCCAACCTGTAAGAATACCTATTTTTTCGCCGCATGCAATCCCTTTGGCGGGCCTTGGCCCACTTCCGGCCCAAAAAAATAGCGAGCAGCCTCATACCGCCGAGAGCCATTAGGCCTTCAGCGCGGTCGCTGGAACTTGAACCGTGTGTGAACGTGTCGGCCACCTCGTGGCCCTAGCGGATGTGCAGGTCGTCTTCCAGGGTGAAGCTATACTCTGTGCCCTTCTTGATCTTGTAGGCAGGGCCCCCGCGGCCGCCATAAATCTGGCGGGTCAGCAGCAGGGCGCCGCCCACTTGGGCTCCAGTGGCGATGGCGGCCTTTCCCAGCGAGGGGTTGACGCGGCGGCCGCATCCGCCGAACCTTGGGCGGTTACTGGCCTCCAGCGCTCGACCGGCCACCACGCCGGCGACGCCCACTCCCGTGAGAAACTTCTTCCAGAATCCCGAGCCTTTCTTCTTGGCTTCGGCCTTGAGCGGCTCGGTGTAGACCGGCTGCCAGTCATGGCCCAACTTCAAGTCGGTGAGTTCGATGGCCAGCCTGCTGTTGGACGGATCACGATAGATTTCCCCCCGGACGGGCGTACCCCTGGGTGCGACCAGTTGCTTATCGGCCTTCAGATCCTCGGCTAAGGCGGCCTGGAAGAAGGTACCTCGATCTCCGAACTCGAGTTCTTCGTCGAATTCGATGGCCACGTTCGATCCGCTGGGGATGACGAAGGCCGACGGGGCACCGGCGGGGGCCGGCGCAACAGCCTGAGAAGCGGCGGCGGTCGGGCGCGGAGCCGGCGGGATCAAGTCAGGCTGGGGTTCGTAGTAGGGGGTATTGGGAACGATTACCGGCGCCTTCTCGTCTTCACTTTGAGCCAGGGCAAAGCTCATCGGGAAGGCGGCCAGCAAGGGGATGAGGAGCAGCCACCAAACGGCTGTTCCCCGGAGACGATGCGAGTTCGATAGCGAAAGCGACAAGTTCACGGTTACGACCTCCGAGTCTGGTTGCTTCTTCTTTATTACGATGCATGTCACGACCTATCGGTTCATCCTTTCGGACGATCGGCGGCTTCCCAAATCGGTCGATTTTTGTTATTGATTCAGTGCCTCCTGCATAGCTTGCAGAGGGGCCGGGAGCAAGGAGTTCATGGCCAAATCCGGCGGCAGAGTTCTGTTCATTGACGATGACGAGGGCATCCTCTTCGCGGCCGAAATCCTGCTCAAACGGCAAGTCGAGCGTATCCGCACGGAAAGCCTCCCCGAGCGTATTCCGCAGATTCTGGACGAAGAGACCTTCGACGCCATTTTCCTGGACATGAACTTCACGGGCGGCACCACGAGCGGCAAGGAAGGATTCCAGTGGCTCAAGACCATCCTGGAAATCAACCCTGATGCGGTGGTGATTCTGATGACCGCCTTCGGCGACGTCGAAATGGCGGTCCGGGCCATCAAGGAGGGCGCCACCGACTTCATTCTCAAGCCCTGGCAGAACGAGAAGCTGATCGCCTCGGTTGAGAGCGCGGTGGCCCGGGGACGTCCCCGGCGCGAACGCAAGCGGCGCAACGAGAAAGGAGGCGAAGCCGACCGGGACTTCGAGCAGGAGCTGAGTTACGCCGCAGCCGTGCAGCGGCGCCTGCTGCCCCAAAAGTTTCCCCATCTGGAAACTTTGGAAAGCGCCGCGGTGTGCTTTCCGGCCAGCGGCGTGGGGGGCGACTACTACGACTTCATCGGACTCGACAACGAACGCCTGGGCATCGCCCTGGGGGACGTCTCCGGCAAGGGCGTCTCGGCGGCCTTGCTGATGGCTTCGTTGCAGGGGTGCCTGCAGAGCTACGCTCCCCAGCACGTCGATTCGCTGGACGCCATGATGGCTGACGTCAACCGGCTGATCACCACCTCGACCGACTCCAGCCGCTTCGTCACCTTCTTCTACGGACTCTACGACGACTACCGCCGTCAGTTGACCTACGTCAACGCCGGGCACCTTCCTCCCATGGTCCTGCGCCGCGGCTACAATCCCGAACTCGAGGAGAAAGGGCTGGAGCGGCTTCAGGCGGGAGGCACCGTGCTGGGGGTCTTCGCCAACGCGGCCTATCAGAAAGGCGTGTGCCAGCTCTTTCCGGGGGACATGGTAGTGTTTTTCACCGACGGAATCACCGAGGCCATGAACAGCAGCGAGGACGAATTCGGGGAGGAGCGTCTGCGCCAGGTGCTGCGCCGCAACTTCGACAAGCCGCTGCAGGAGGTCATCGACAGCGTCATCGAAGCGGTCCACGAGTTCTCGGGCACCGAGCATCAACGCGACGACCTCACCCTGATTCTCACCCGGGTGCTTTGATTCCGCAGCCGTTGCTGCTCAGAAGTCGAAGTTGCCTTCCCGTACGAACTCCGAGACGGCCTTGCGTCCGCTGGGTTTCTCCCGCTCCCGCAGCTTCTCGGGAAGT
Encoded proteins:
- a CDS encoding SpoIIE family protein phosphatase, translating into MAKSGGRVLFIDDDEGILFAAEILLKRQVERIRTESLPERIPQILDEETFDAIFLDMNFTGGTTSGKEGFQWLKTILEINPDAVVILMTAFGDVEMAVRAIKEGATDFILKPWQNEKLIASVESAVARGRPRRERKRRNEKGGEADRDFEQELSYAAAVQRRLLPQKFPHLETLESAAVCFPASGVGGDYYDFIGLDNERLGIALGDVSGKGVSAALLMASLQGCLQSYAPQHVDSLDAMMADVNRLITTSTDSSRFVTFFYGLYDDYRRQLTYVNAGHLPPMVLRRGYNPELEEKGLERLQAGGTVLGVFANAAYQKGVCQLFPGDMVVFFTDGITEAMNSSEDEFGEERLRQVLRRNFDKPLQEVIDSVIEAVHEFSGTEHQRDDLTLILTRVL